A region of the Methylobacterium nodulans ORS 2060 genome:
ATCGGGCCGTCGACAATCCGAGACCGGAACCAACGGTCATTTTCAAGGCCGGTTGGGATCAGTTCGCCACCAGCTGCGCCGACCCTGACGGATGAAACCGGCCGCAAGGGCGCCCCCATGGCAGCCTCACCGGCCCCTGCTGAGCGCGCTATTACAAGGTGCGGCGATCGCGGATCGCGCAGGCTGCCTCTGGCCGGCGGACGAGGCCGCGCAGCCGGTTCGGACCGAGAGTCAGGCAGTCCGAGCGATCAGCCGACGCGCGAAGGCCCGGGCGCGCCTCGCAGCAGCGACAGCCACTTGCCAAGCCCGGGTAGCCCGGACGGAGGCGAGCAGCGCCTCGCGCACCTGAACGACGAATCCGATCGCGACGGCGAGCCAGCTGATCGTGAGGAGCTTGGCGCGCCCTGCGTGGTAGATGCGCTCGACCAGCACGAAACTGATGAGATAGGCGCTGGCGAGGAGCGCGAGCCCGCCCCAGAGATGTCCCTCTGCCATCCAGATCACGCCGAGCACCTTCAGAGGCTCGACCCCGAGAAAGGGAACGGCGAGGAGCGCGAGAATCGCGTATCGCGGCAGGCGAGCGACACCGGCCTCCAGGCGGCGCACGAGAGCAAGCCGGGACAGCGCGTCGTAGAGGGGGCGGTAGAGCGGACGCGCCAGCTCCGCGCCGATGACGAACGCCGCGACCGCGATGTCGGCGAGGCCGAGCAGGGCGCGCATTGGCAGCGAGCGTGTTCGAGGCATGGCCGCTCCGGGAGACAAGGAAGCTTGGCAGGAGAGCCATGATGGCACAGTCGCTCGCGCCGAGCAGGGCCAACGCTCGTGCAGGAGTGTCGCAGACCGTCGGCTGCACGACGGCCGATGCTCCCCATGGGCCCGAAGGAGGCCCGCTCCACGGTTCCGATGCCAGAGAAAGAGGCGATCATCGCGCTTTGCGTCGGCACATGCTGCTCTGTCTCCAAGCCCTTCATTCGACGGACTTGGCTCGACTTCAAGCCTCCGTACTCTTTGCGCCATCGATAATACGTCACCTCGGTCACACTGATGGCGCGGATTGCTGCCGCCACAGTCCGACCCTGAGAGATCAACAGGTCCGCCTGCCGCGGCTTGGCGACAATCTCCTCGGGCTTGGGTCGCTTGGCCATCTCGTCCGTCCTTCAGGCTCACAATCCATGCCAAAGAGCGGACCATTCCTGTGGGGGGATCAGGCATCCGGTGCTGCGCTGGTGCGTGCACAACGCGGTGCCGGTCTACGGCGACACCGGGCTTCCCTACATCTCGAAACGGAAGAGCACGCAGGCGATCGATGTGCTGGTGGCTGCCGCAATGGCAACGGGCCGGGCCGAATCAGGCGAGGGCGGGCGCTCGGCCTTCGACGAGGCCGACTTCGATCCGATGTGGTGCGTCGCGCTTTGAGAAGCGCCTAAAAGGCGCTGACACCACAGTGACACCCGGGTGTCTGACGAAGGTGACACAACACGCTAAGTCATTGAGGTTGTTGGCGCACCCGACACGATTCGAACGTGTGACCTTTGCCTTCGGAGGGCAACGCTCTATCCAGCTGAGCTACGGGTGCTGACCGCGGCCCCTCAGTAGCGCAAGAGGCGGCAGGGTGCAACGGCGAAGGAGAGATTGAATCCGCTCAAGGGGATCCGGCGAGCCCTCCTCAGGCAAAGGTCACACGGTCGAATCGTGGCGGGTGCGCCAGGCAGCGAAGGATGGAGCTGCCGCGGGCCGGCAATGCGCCCCGGATGCGGACGGAGTGCGCTGCGGTCGAAGGCATGTGCCGCTCGTGCGCCGCCTGCGGGTCCGTATGGCCGAGGAGCACGATGCTCCTGAACCCGGACCGGTGCGGAGCATCGACGCCTCGACGAAGGCAGCGAGAATATCTGGGACATCGGTATCACGCACACGCCGTGCCAGGATGTGGTCCGCATACAGCGCTGCTGCCAGTGAGGAGCGCACGGGCAGCCGAGCCCCGTTCGCGACCGCCGCCGTGCAGACCGCGACCATGCCCTCCTCGGGCTGGACGATGATGCCGAAGCCCGCGTGAAACGGGCCGGCATCGAACAGTCTCATCCCGATCACGAGGTTCTCCGGCGCGGAGGCTTCGAGGCTCTCGTCGAGTAGCCAGAGCCGCCGTCCCGCAGCGAGCAGATCCTCGAGCCACACGCCCGCGTGCTCATGCCACTCGGCCACTCGGAAGGTCGAGAAGAACGCACCTGCAAGCCGTGGAGCGAGGTCCTGCTCCGGCGGAGCCAGAGCGGCGAGGCGGTCGCGCAGAAAGCTGTCGAACACGCGTCTTCCGCGCTGGTTGAGCTCGAACAGCGCGATGTCGAAGAGCATGTTCAAGACCGTTTCGTCCTCAAGCTGCGCCTGATCCATGAGGTTGAGTTGCTTCGCGGAGGCCGTTCGAGGCGCCCCGCGACGCTTCCGGATCTTCCGTCGCACCGAGCCGCTCCTTGAAGCGCCAGTGCGGAGCCGCGTCATCAAACATGCCGATCTTCGCGCGGTTCGCCGGCTGCACCCCGCCTCCGAGCCAGGAGATGAGCGACGCGGCAACCCTGTCGACCGGTCGCATGCCGGTCGCGTTCGGCACCAGCGTCGGCTGGTCGAGGGCGACGAGGCGCAGACTGCAGGCGGCGCCCTCTGCTTCGATCGCTGCGAGGGCTGCGTCAAATGACGTTGGCGGCACGAGTGTGCGGCCTCCGGCGCATGATCGAGGCGGATCGTGCAGATCGCGCCCGGCGCGCGGGGGGTGTCGGTCCAAGCCGAGTCGAAGCCGATGATACTTATCGCCCCGGCTACGCTCACGGGCGGCTGCCCTGAATGTGAGACGCACCATCTTCTGGCAGCTCCCGCTCCTTCGGCACCTCACCCAGGCGCTTACAATCTGTCGTTCGGCTCACGGATCTCGCGCCCCGGGGGACCGGAGCAGGTCTTCGACGACGCCAAGACAGTTCGGCTGTTCGAGGTGATCGACGAGCTGAATCGGAGTGCGGTGGCGTGACAGGGCAACTTCGGGAGAGGAAGAACGCGAAGAAGCTGTGAGCGTCCGTGGGTTCGCGCATGTCGTGTCGCAGATGCTTTCCGTCAATCGTTCTGCCTGTTCTGGATCATCTCCACCCACTGCTCGGTCGGCTGCGCGCCCGAGACGGCCCACTTGCGGTCGACGATGAAGAACGGCACGCCCGTGACCTGCATCTGTGCGGCTTGCTGTTCAATGTTCTCGACGAGCTGCGTTAGCTTCTCGCTGCAGAGCGCCTCGACGACGAGGTCACGATCGAGGCCTGCCGCTACGCCGATATCGAGCAGCACGTCGGAATCGCCGATGTCCCGACCCTCCTCGAAGTAGGCGCGAAAGAGCGCGCCTACGACCGGGTCGGCGCGTCCCACATGCATCCCGGCTGCGATCAGCATGTGGGCGCGTCGCGTGTTTGGCGTCCGGGTCATCCTCTCGAAGGCGAAGCTGATGCCGTCCTGTCGCCCGAGCTCGGCCATCTGCGCGTCGAGCTGGGCGCTTCGCTCGGCCCCGAACTTCCGGGCGCGGTAGAGGGCGCGCTCCATGCCCTCGGCCGGCATGTCGGGGTTGAGCTCGAAAGGCAGCCACTCGACCGCGGCGGTCTCGCGCAGGCCCAGCTGGTCAAGGGCGCGTTCGAGCCGGCGCTTGCCGAGGTAGCACCAGGGACAGATGACGTCGGAGAAGACGGCGATCGTCAGCGGCATGGCGGGCTCCTGCTCCTGCTCGACGTGGCTGATGGTGGTCACGAACGCTCGTCCTGCTCACCCAGGATCCGGAGCACCTGTAGGATGGGCTGGGAGCGTCGCTGAGCAGCTTGGCAGGGTCGAGGGCCAGGGGGTGGATAGCTGATCGTGTGCATGCCCGCCAGCGGCCTCCCCAGCGGTTTGGCCCCGGCAGATCAAGAAAATGCGTTTCTTAGGCGAAACGCCAAGGGCCGACCGCCATAAAGAGCAAGTCGCGGCGCCGCGCTCTCGAAACCACACCAGAAGGAACCCAACGGATGACCTCCTCATCCGAATGCATCGGGTCGAGAGTGGGACATCGCGGCTGCTGCCGTTCTTCGTCAGGGGTAGGTGCGCGATGCGCTGATCGAGGTCGACGTGCTCCCAGCGGAGCGACAGCAGCTTGCCGCGGCGCATGCCGGTCTCGATGGCGAGCACGATCAGCGGTCGGAGATAGCGCACCCGTCCGGCATCGGCAGCAGCGGGGAGGATCTGCTCCTCGTTGCCTTCTGGACGAGCGTGCGGCCTCGTGGAACGGCAGGGCGCCTGACCAGCTTGCACGGGTTCTGGGCGAGGTAGATGCCCCACTCGCGGTGCGCCGTGTCGATCGCGTGACTGATCGTGTTCAGCTCGCGGATGACAGTCGCGGGCGCGACGGTCTTCAGGCGCTCGTCGCGGTAGGTGGCGAGGTCCGCGGTCGAGAGCAGGGCCAGGGTCCGATGACAGATCGGCCGCCGCAGGATGGCGTTGATGCGTGCCATCTCCGAGACAGAGCTGCGCTTCTTGGGCGAGACCTCGTCGCGGTAGCGCGTGAGGACCTCGGCGAGTGTCCTGCTCCCGGCCGGACGGGTGTCGGGGAGAGCGCCGCAGCGGTCGAGCTCGGCTTCGAGGTTGCGGGCCGCCAAGGACGCGCTGCCAAGGTTCGTGTGCGAGATGTGGTGAGCGCGATTCGCACCCCTCCCAAACAGAGCTGACCGTTTTGAATTGTGAAGTGATCATCCAGCGCCTGTCGAGCATCCAGCTCAACGACGGTCTACAGGCCTCATATTGCGGGTCCCGCCGGCCAAACGGCCGGCGGGGCCGTACCGGGATGCTCAGAAGAACCCGAGCGCCTTGGGCGAGTAGCTGACCAGCATGTTCTTGGTCTGCTGATAGTGGTCGAGCATCATCCTGTGGTTCTCACGGCCGATGCCGGACTGCTTGTAGCCGCCGAAGGCCGCGTGAGCCGGATAGGCGTGGTAGCAGTTCGTCCAGACGCGGCCGGCCTGGATCGCCCGGCCGAAGCGGTAGGCCCGGGTGATGTCGCGGGTCCACACGCCGGCCCCGAGCCCGTAGAGCGTGTCGTTGGCGATCGCCAGCGCCTCCTCGTCGTCCTTGAAGGTCGTCACCGACAGCACCGGCCCAAAAATCTCCTCCTGGAAGATCCGCATCCGGTTGTGGCCCTTGAACACCGTCGGCTTCACATAGAAGCCTTGCGCGAACTCGCCCTCCAGCCGGTTGCGCTCGCCGCCGGTGAGAAGCTGCGCGCCCTCCTGCTTGCCGATGTCGATGTAGGACAGGATCTTCTGGAGCTGCTCGCCCGAGGCCTGGGCGCCGATCATCGTGGCGGGATCGAGCGGCGAGCCCTGCTTGATGGCGTTCACGCGGGCGACCGCCTTCTCGATGAAGCGGTCGTAGATCGCTTCGTGCACCAGCGCCCGGCTGGGGCAGGTGCAGACCTCGCCCTGGTTGAGGGCGAACATCGTGAAGCCCTCCAGCGCCTTGTCCAGGAAGGCGTCGTCCTCGGCCAGCACGTCCTTGAAGAAGATGTTCGGCGACTTGCCGCCCAGCTCCAGCGTGACCGGGATCAGGTTCTGGCTGGCATACTGCATGATCAGCCGGCCGGTCGAGGTCTCGCCCGTGAAGGCGATCTTGGCGATCCGCGGCGAGGAGGCGAGCGGCTTGCCGGCCTCCAGCCCGAAGCCGTTGACGATGTTGAGCACCCCGGCCGGCAGCAGGTCGCCGACGATCTCGGCCAGCACCAGCACCGAGGCCGGGGTCTGCTCGGCCGGCTTGAGCACCACGCAGTTGCCGGCCGCCAGCGCGGGGGCGAGCTTCCACACCGCCATCAGCAGGGGGAAGTTCCACGGGATGATCTGGCCGACCACGCCGAGCGGCTCGTGGAAGTGGTAGGCGACCGTGTCCTGGTCGATCTCGGAGAGCGAGCCCTCCTGCGCGCGGATGCAGCCCGCGAAGTAGCGGAAATGGTCGATGGCGAGCGGGATGTCGGCGTGGGTGGTCTCGCGGATCGGCTTGCCGTTGTCCCAGGTCTCGGCGAGCGCGAGGAGTTCGAG
Encoded here:
- the adh gene encoding aldehyde dehydrogenase — protein: MNKPEFLHGTTASPFSARYDNFIGGQWVAPAGGRYFENTSPLTGRVICEVARSDAQDIERALDAAHAAKEAWGHTAPAERARILNRMADRMEENLELLALAETWDNGKPIRETTHADIPLAIDHFRYFAGCIRAQEGSLSEIDQDTVAYHFHEPLGVVGQIIPWNFPLLMAVWKLAPALAAGNCVVLKPAEQTPASVLVLAEIVGDLLPAGVLNIVNGFGLEAGKPLASSPRIAKIAFTGETSTGRLIMQYASQNLIPVTLELGGKSPNIFFKDVLAEDDAFLDKALEGFTMFALNQGEVCTCPSRALVHEAIYDRFIEKAVARVNAIKQGSPLDPATMIGAQASGEQLQKILSYIDIGKQEGAQLLTGGERNRLEGEFAQGFYVKPTVFKGHNRMRIFQEEIFGPVLSVTTFKDDEEALAIANDTLYGLGAGVWTRDITRAYRFGRAIQAGRVWTNCYHAYPAHAAFGGYKQSGIGRENHRMMLDHYQQTKNMLVSYSPKALGFF
- a CDS encoding tyrosine-type recombinase/integrase encodes the protein MRYLRPLIVLAIETGMRRGKLLSLRWEHVDLDQRIAHLPLTKNGSSRDVPLSTRCIRMRRSSVGFLLVWFRERGAATCSLWRSALGVSPKKRIFLICRGQTAGEAAGGHAHDQLSTPWPSTLPSCSATLPAHPTGAPDPG
- a CDS encoding phage terminase, which codes for MLRWCVHNAVPVYGDTGLPYISKRKSTQAIDVLVAAAMATGRAESGEGGRSAFDEADFDPMWCVAL
- a CDS encoding DsbA family oxidoreductase — protein: MTTISHVEQEQEPAMPLTIAVFSDVICPWCYLGKRRLERALDQLGLRETAAVEWLPFELNPDMPAEGMERALYRARKFGAERSAQLDAQMAELGRQDGISFAFERMTRTPNTRRAHMLIAAGMHVGRADPVVGALFRAYFEEGRDIGDSDVLLDIGVAAGLDRDLVVEALCSEKLTQLVENIEQQAAQMQVTGVPFFIVDRKWAVSGAQPTEQWVEMIQNRQND